AAACATCAAATTCTTGCCACCCCAGCCTTAGCCTCAGCCTTTCAACAGGATATTAATTTATGAATAAACAATATTATACAAAAATGTCATATCCATAAAAAATACCGAAGTTCTTAAATATTATTTTTCTGTCCGTTTTTAATTCCTGTAGAATACCAGTCAACTTTTCTTGATAAATACATAACAATTGCCAAAACAACAAAAAGACCTATACTTCCTAATAATAATGCATAATCCTGAAGTTGTAATAATATATAAATATAAAAGTAAAGAACTGTTAAAATGCCTCCCATAAGAATTGTCAGATTTTTTTCTTTGAAGATACTTTTTGAATATAAAGTAATTAAAGTTACTGTTGATATTGCAGCTATTAAATATGCAAATTTAAAACCAATATGTTCTGACAGTGAAAGTAATAGAGTATAAAAAACACAAAGTGCCAAGCCAACAAGAATATATTGAATTGGATGTATTCTTTTTTTGTTAAGAACTTCGATAAAGAAAAATATTAAAAAAGTAAGAGAAATAAACATTACAGCATATTTAGCCGAACGCATTGATTTTTGATATGCATCAACAGGTAATAAAAGATTAACTCCAAAAGTTGATTCTGAAATATTATAATTATTTTCTGTCCATTGCTGAGGATAATTTCTGTTAAGATGAAGCACTTTCCATTTTGCTGAAAATCCATTATCATCAACATTTCTTTCATCAGGAAGGAATGCTCCGTTAAAACCGGGATTATTCCATGTTGAAGAAAGATTAACATTTGTTTCTTTTCCAACAGGTGTGAAAAATAAAGCATCGCTGCCATTCAAATAAATATCAAAATTGAAATTTATTTCTTTTATTTCTGCTTTTTTATTTATCTTGATTTTTGTGCTTACACCTGATACAATTATATCATTACTTTCAACACCCGGGTTTACAGAATATACCGAATCGTTTAAAGTAACATTTATATTTTCTTCTATTCCTCTCATATCAGGAATGCCAATAGAAATATAAGCCTCATCAAATAAAACATTTTCTATGGGAATATTCATTTCTAATAAATCAGGATAGTTGAATTTTCCATTAAAATGTAATTCTGATTCATACACAATTACTTCATATATGCCCCGATATCTTAACTCAGGGCTTATTTTCCCATTAATATTAAGTTCTTCGGGAAGAAAATGAGCATAACTTTTTATTTTGATTATTTCATTTTTTTCTCCCCTAATGTATGAAATATACGGAATAGTAATAATAGGTCCCGTAATTGTCTGGCTATTTCCCCATTTTGAACTTACTTCCCAAATAGCTTCTTGTTGTGTCGCCTCTCTTTCCCTAACAAGAGACCTTATCAAACCTGTTGGTATTAAAAGCAATAAAATAATAAAAGCAATTGAAATGATTTTTATTATTGCTGAATATTTTTCACTAAAAGAAGGTTTATTGGTATTCATGATTTTTTATTTTTAAGATTAATAATTGTTATTAGAACGCTATTTTTTCGAAAACTTGTATAAAATAATACATTATTAAGGATTTTTAACATTTAACCTGCATTATTTCTCGAAAAATCAGCGATTTTCTGATGAATATTTATTTCAGTATTTTATTATTAATCCAATGATAACCAGATAGATGAAAAATACAAACTAATGTAAATTATGGGGTTATTTAGTGCGATTTTGTGTTTTGGTGATTTGGTGGCAAAATTATAACTGCCACTAAAACACCAAGACACGAAAATTACTTTCAGTAAGGGCTTTTCCGTTCACTAAAAAATCATTTCGCCATATATTAATACAGTATATTATAATCCAATAGCCTAATATACTGGTATTTATGTTTTGTTTTTCTAAAGCTAATTACCCTTAGAAAATCGCTGAAAAATCGGGATTTCGTGCCGAATAAATCAGCACTCAACATGAAGAAAACAAAAGTAAAGTATTTGCATAGAAAATTTATTATTGTTTTTTATATATTTAAAAAAATATATTTTATTTGCATTTTTAAATATTACATTAAATCTTCAATTAATTATAACATTTTAATTTTATGAACTTTTTAGAACTTGCAAAAAAAAGACAAAGCGTAAGAGAATATCTTGAAAAGCCGATTGAAAGAGAAAAAATTGAACATTGTCTTGAAGCTGCACAATTAGCTCCTTCTGCATGTAATTCACAACCATGGAAATTTATTATTTTAGATGATAAAAAAATCAGAAAAGCCGTTGCTGAAGAAACATTCGGAAAAATATTCTCTTTTAATCATTTTACAATGCAAGCCCCTGTTCTTGTAGTTATAATAACCGAAAAATCAAGCAAAAAGGCTCAAATAGGAGAAGTTTTAAAAAATAAAACATACAATTTAATTGATATTGGAATAGCTACGGAACATTTCTGCTTACAGGCAGTTGAAGAAGGACTTGGAACATGTATTCTTGGATGGTTTGATGAAAAAGGAATAAAAAAAATATTAAATATCCCTAAAAATAAACAAGTAAATTTGCTAATAACTCTTGGATATCCTGCAAAAAATGAAATTCGTGAAAAAAAGAGAAAAAATTTAGACGAAATAAGATATTATAACAATTATCCACACTAAACCACCGTTAGATTTTACAGAATTATACTATATTATGTTTATTATTGTGATTAATAAAATAATACTTACATTTGCAGTCAAACACCAAAATTAACACACAATAAGCTCTTGTAATCCAATAGTATATAGCTTTTATGATTGATATTAAGAACAAAAAGAAACAAATATTAATAAATGATAAATAATGGAAGACAATAAAAATAATCTGGCAGAAAATAATATTCAGGACTTTGATAGTAGGGAAAAAAA
This Bacteroidales bacterium DNA region includes the following protein-coding sequences:
- the creD gene encoding cell envelope integrity protein CreD, with protein sequence MNTNKPSFSEKYSAIIKIISIAFIILLLLIPTGLIRSLVREREATQQEAIWEVSSKWGNSQTITGPIITIPYISYIRGEKNEIIKIKSYAHFLPEELNINGKISPELRYRGIYEVIVYESELHFNGKFNYPDLLEMNIPIENVLFDEAYISIGIPDMRGIEENINVTLNDSVYSVNPGVESNDIIVSGVSTKIKINKKAEIKEINFNFDIYLNGSDALFFTPVGKETNVNLSSTWNNPGFNGAFLPDERNVDDNGFSAKWKVLHLNRNYPQQWTENNYNISESTFGVNLLLPVDAYQKSMRSAKYAVMFISLTFLIFFFIEVLNKKRIHPIQYILVGLALCVFYTLLLSLSEHIGFKFAYLIAAISTVTLITLYSKSIFKEKNLTILMGGILTVLYFYIYILLQLQDYALLLGSIGLFVVLAIVMYLSRKVDWYSTGIKNGQKNNI
- a CDS encoding nitroreductase family protein, encoding MNFLELAKKRQSVREYLEKPIEREKIEHCLEAAQLAPSACNSQPWKFIILDDKKIRKAVAEETFGKIFSFNHFTMQAPVLVVIITEKSSKKAQIGEVLKNKTYNLIDIGIATEHFCLQAVEEGLGTCILGWFDEKGIKKILNIPKNKQVNLLITLGYPAKNEIREKKRKNLDEIRYYNNYPH